One stretch of Aigarchaeota archaeon DNA includes these proteins:
- a CDS encoding peptidylprolyl isomerase, giving the protein MSSESLETPKEKESTGESRASEVPKPSLPSGSFVLVDYSIRIKETGELVDTTSEEEARQAGIYDASRLYEPRLAIIGKGMLLKAIEDELVTMSVGESKTFEISPEKAFGQRDPAKVKVYPIRKFKDVEAPLVVGAKVNIDGKEGIIRSIGSGRVQVDFNPYLAGKTLVCSITVRKLITDDREKVQHILHNRLPDVDLQKFAIEFAPPEITITIPEEAYLLPNLQIVKRLVAKEIQENIQGIERVKVIELYTRQT; this is encoded by the coding sequence ATGTCCTCAGAAAGTTTAGAAACCCCTAAGGAAAAAGAAAGCACCGGTGAAAGTAGGGCATCTGAGGTCCCCAAACCTAGCTTACCCTCTGGTAGCTTCGTTTTAGTAGATTACTCGATAAGAATCAAAGAAACCGGCGAGCTAGTTGATACAACCTCAGAAGAGGAAGCGAGACAGGCAGGTATCTACGACGCCTCGAGGCTTTATGAACCCAGGTTGGCTATAATCGGTAAGGGTATGTTACTTAAGGCAATCGAGGATGAACTGGTCACAATGTCTGTTGGCGAGTCTAAGACGTTCGAAATCTCACCAGAAAAGGCCTTTGGCCAGAGGGACCCTGCAAAGGTTAAGGTTTACCCGATCAGGAAGTTCAAAGATGTTGAAGCACCACTGGTCGTTGGTGCGAAAGTCAACATCGACGGAAAGGAAGGCATAATACGATCTATAGGTTCTGGAAGAGTTCAGGTGGACTTTAACCCATATCTTGCCGGCAAGACGCTCGTCTGTAGCATTACCGTAAGGAAGCTCATAACCGACGACAGGGAAAAGGTCCAGCATATACTACACAATAGGCTACCGGATGTAGACCTTCAAAAATTCGCTATAGAGTTTGCACCACCGGAGATAACTATTACTATACCGGAGGAGGCATACCTTCTGCCAAATCTGCAAATAGTCAAGAGACTCGTAGCCAAGGAAATTCAAGAGAATATTCAAGGAATAGAAAGAGTAAAGGTTATCGAGCTTTACACGCGGCAGACATAA
- the arsB gene encoding ACR3 family arsenite efflux transporter, which translates to MAEQKATLPILSKFLTLWIFLAIIAGVGLGYVFPGIADVLGHLSIGTTSIPIAIGLIWMMYPPLAKVRYEELRKIVTTKGSKTMLTESLILNYLVGPFLMFVLAWIFLADFPEFRNGVILVGLARCIAMVIVWNDLADGDREWAAILVALNSVFQIAFYSVYAYFYITLVSSWIAGTGTVVEVSFVEVATSVLVYLGIPFFGGMITRFYFLKKKGREWYDKVLMPKLGPTSLFALLFTIVVMFSLKGEYIVALPMDVARIAMPLLCYFVIMFLLSFLIGYKSGLDYSRVTSLAFTAASNNFELAIAVAVSVFGLASKEAFATVIGPLIEVPVMISLVNVALWFRRHLYEKIKVVA; encoded by the coding sequence ATGGCTGAGCAGAAAGCTACCTTACCAATCCTAAGCAAGTTTTTGACGCTTTGGATCTTCTTAGCAATAATAGCAGGCGTAGGCTTGGGTTACGTCTTCCCAGGTATTGCCGATGTGTTGGGCCATCTAAGCATAGGCACAACATCCATACCTATAGCTATAGGTCTAATCTGGATGATGTATCCGCCTCTTGCTAAGGTGAGATACGAGGAGCTCAGGAAGATAGTCACGACTAAAGGTTCTAAGACTATGCTCACGGAGTCGCTTATACTTAACTATCTGGTGGGCCCGTTTCTCATGTTTGTCCTTGCGTGGATATTCCTTGCAGATTTCCCTGAATTCAGAAATGGTGTAATCTTGGTAGGTTTAGCAAGATGTATAGCGATGGTTATCGTCTGGAACGATCTTGCCGATGGTGATAGGGAATGGGCAGCCATTCTCGTCGCCTTGAACTCTGTCTTTCAGATAGCGTTCTATTCCGTTTATGCTTACTTCTATATTACCCTCGTAAGTTCTTGGATTGCTGGGACCGGCACCGTAGTTGAAGTATCTTTTGTAGAGGTTGCGACGTCGGTTCTAGTATACCTCGGCATACCGTTCTTTGGTGGAATGATTACGCGTTTCTATTTCCTTAAGAAGAAAGGGAGAGAGTGGTACGATAAGGTTCTTATGCCGAAACTTGGTCCAACATCCCTCTTTGCGCTTTTATTTACCATAGTCGTCATGTTCTCTTTAAAGGGCGAGTATATAGTTGCCCTTCCGATGGATGTTGCCAGGATAGCCATGCCGCTGCTTTGCTATTTCGTTATAATGTTCCTTTTATCCTTCTTGATTGGTTACAAATCGGGTCTCGACTACAGTAGGGTCACTTCTTTGGCTTTTACAGCCGCAAGCAACAATTTTGAGCTTGCAATAGCTGTGGCGGTGTCTGTTTTTGGCTTAGCTTCAAAAGAAGCCTTTGCTACGGTGATAGGCCCCTTAATAGAGGTTCCTGTGATGATTTCGCTTGTAAACGTAGCGCTCTGGTTTAGGAGACACCTCTACGAAAAAATAAAGGTGGTTGCATGA
- a CDS encoding heavy metal translocating P-type ATPase: protein MAKDPVCGMFVEETDGALKATVRGRTYYFCSETCLKTFLMPEVEIRNLKRMTVLSFVLGIPALVLTWLSDLPLSIPSGLLLFFLATPVQFVAGWPFYKGMWHAIRAKSANMDALIAIGTSTAWFYSTLVTFLPSLFPGDFYYEVSALIIAFVLLGRLLEHIVRRKASDAVRKLMEIQPTTARVIQNGAEIVVPVEKVKVGDLLLVKPGEKIPVDGVVVDGHSAVDEKIITGESIPVEKEVGDEVIGGTMNKTGLLLIKATKVGADTTLSQIVRLVEEAQAAQAPIERFADRVASYFAPLVVSVSVVAFLLWYLLFDNLLRGLTSFIAVLIVACPCALGLATPAAVVVGVGKGAENGILIKGGENLERAYRITTVVFDKTGTLTKGEPTVTDIVLLDKMDEKEVMMLAASAELGSEHPLGEAIIKKAKELGVEPVRPEIFESVPGKGVIATVNGKRVLIGNRRLFISMDLKSSELEEALKKLEQEGKTVLIVSVSERPVALIGLEDIPKEDAAEAVSQLKSMNLEVIMLTGDNERTAKAVAKKLGIEHVIAEVLPSEKLEIIKKLQLEGKVVAMVGDGVNDAPALAQSDVGIAIGSGTDVAIETAGIVLIKDDLKNVVAAIRLSRITMRKIKQNLFWAFAYNVSLIPVAAMGYLNPILAGIAMALSSVSVVTNSLTLKRLNLR, encoded by the coding sequence ATGGCAAAAGACCCCGTATGTGGAATGTTCGTAGAGGAAACGGATGGTGCCTTAAAAGCTACGGTAAGAGGTAGGACGTATTACTTCTGTAGTGAAACATGCCTCAAAACTTTCCTAATGCCCGAGGTTGAGATCAGGAACCTGAAAAGGATGACAGTCCTTAGCTTTGTGCTGGGGATACCTGCCCTCGTATTAACATGGCTTTCGGATCTACCATTGTCTATACCTAGCGGACTCTTGTTATTCTTTTTGGCGACACCGGTACAGTTTGTCGCGGGCTGGCCCTTCTATAAAGGTATGTGGCATGCAATTAGAGCAAAATCAGCAAACATGGATGCCCTCATAGCCATAGGAACATCTACAGCATGGTTTTATAGCACGCTCGTGACGTTCTTACCTTCTCTATTTCCAGGAGATTTCTATTACGAAGTATCAGCGTTGATAATAGCTTTCGTGCTTCTCGGAAGACTGCTCGAACATATCGTAAGAAGGAAAGCATCGGATGCTGTTAGAAAGCTTATGGAAATCCAGCCTACTACGGCGAGAGTAATACAGAATGGTGCTGAGATTGTGGTCCCCGTAGAGAAAGTGAAGGTTGGTGACTTGTTGCTAGTTAAACCGGGTGAGAAGATACCGGTAGATGGTGTAGTCGTTGATGGTCATTCTGCAGTTGATGAAAAAATAATCACCGGTGAGAGCATTCCTGTAGAAAAAGAAGTGGGCGACGAAGTTATAGGCGGCACGATGAACAAAACTGGCCTCCTTTTAATTAAAGCAACGAAAGTTGGAGCTGACACCACGTTATCCCAAATAGTAAGGCTTGTCGAAGAAGCTCAGGCAGCTCAAGCTCCAATAGAACGCTTTGCAGATAGAGTAGCCTCCTACTTCGCCCCCTTAGTCGTGAGTGTTAGCGTTGTCGCATTCTTATTATGGTATCTTCTCTTCGATAATTTGCTTCGTGGCCTTACCTCATTCATAGCCGTTTTAATAGTAGCTTGTCCTTGCGCCTTAGGTTTAGCAACACCAGCGGCCGTTGTAGTCGGTGTGGGGAAGGGTGCTGAAAACGGCATACTGATAAAAGGTGGCGAAAACCTCGAAAGGGCATACAGAATAACGACTGTAGTCTTCGATAAGACGGGTACACTCACGAAAGGCGAGCCAACCGTAACGGACATTGTATTATTAGATAAAATGGATGAGAAAGAGGTCATGATGCTGGCGGCATCCGCGGAACTCGGTTCTGAGCATCCTTTGGGAGAGGCCATAATTAAGAAGGCGAAAGAACTCGGAGTAGAACCCGTAAGACCGGAAATATTTGAGTCAGTCCCTGGCAAAGGTGTAATAGCAACCGTGAATGGGAAGCGTGTGCTGATAGGTAACAGGAGGTTATTCATCTCAATGGACCTAAAATCGTCTGAGTTAGAGGAAGCTCTGAAAAAGCTTGAGCAAGAAGGTAAGACTGTCTTAATAGTTTCTGTTAGTGAAAGACCTGTTGCTCTAATAGGCTTAGAGGATATTCCGAAGGAAGATGCGGCCGAGGCCGTGAGTCAACTGAAATCGATGAATCTCGAAGTCATAATGCTTACGGGTGATAACGAAAGGACGGCAAAGGCGGTGGCAAAAAAGCTTGGTATAGAGCACGTGATAGCGGAAGTCTTACCTTCTGAGAAGCTGGAAATCATAAAGAAGCTTCAGTTAGAAGGAAAGGTGGTGGCCATGGTTGGCGACGGTGTGAATGATGCTCCGGCGCTGGCTCAATCCGACGTTGGCATCGCAATAGGCAGTGGAACAGACGTCGCCATAGAAACTGCCGGCATAGTCCTGATAAAAGACGATTTAAAGAACGTCGTGGCGGCAATAAGACTTAGCAGGATTACAATGCGTAAGATAAAACAGAACCTTTTTTGGGCCTTCGCTTACAACGTTTCACTCATACCCGTTGCCGCCATGGGTTACCTTAATCCAATATTGGCCGGTATAGCCATGGCGCTGAGCTCGGTCAGTGTCGTCACAAATTCCTTAACATTAAAAAGATTAAATTTAAGATAG
- a CDS encoding nitroreductase family protein, with translation MSATRSLLNIIYNRRTIRKFKPADIPEELLHMIVEAGQRAPSYNQAYSFILVSDKEKRKALEDICEVNYISNASVVIVICSDLNRVGKMFNYLNRNHILTSEEYPVETIYSIFEAGLATQNMIIAAEVLGFGTALLDCVLFEAERVAALLELPKGVIPIGLLCIGEKDELPPKRPRWPLHIVFHKNKYREPNPYEIANYVEESSEMYDREGYLMKYAGIPMKYKDYLIAKIERTKDVEKKYEKLSKFLRKAGFKI, from the coding sequence ATGAGCGCAACTAGGAGCCTACTAAATATCATATATAACAGAAGGACTATCAGAAAGTTTAAGCCTGCCGATATACCAGAAGAGCTGCTTCACATGATAGTGGAAGCAGGTCAAAGAGCGCCTTCGTACAATCAAGCCTACTCGTTCATACTTGTCAGTGATAAAGAAAAGAGGAAAGCGCTCGAGGATATCTGTGAGGTAAATTACATATCAAACGCCTCCGTAGTAATAGTCATATGTAGCGACCTTAACAGAGTCGGTAAGATGTTTAACTACCTTAATCGCAATCATATTCTGACCTCTGAAGAATACCCAGTAGAGACAATATACAGCATATTCGAGGCTGGGCTAGCAACCCAGAACATGATTATCGCTGCTGAGGTTTTAGGCTTCGGTACTGCTCTACTTGACTGCGTGCTTTTTGAGGCAGAACGTGTAGCGGCATTACTAGAACTTCCGAAAGGCGTGATTCCCATAGGCCTCCTTTGCATAGGTGAAAAGGATGAACTGCCACCCAAGAGGCCTAGATGGCCATTACACATAGTTTTTCACAAAAACAAGTATCGAGAACCTAATCCATACGAGATTGCGAATTACGTAGAAGAATCTTCAGAAATGTACGACCGAGAGGGTTATTTGATGAAGTATGCCGGCATTCCCATGAAGTACAAGGATTATTTGATAGCGAAGATTGAGCGCACGAAAGACGTGGAAAAGAAGTATGAAAAGTTATCAAAGTTTCTTAGGAAGGCAGGCTTTAAGATCTAG
- a CDS encoding polyprenyl synthetase family protein: MTGMEQQVLSMLKEYSRLVEKAIERYMPRKFTQEEAVRLFGVPRFSYEPESLTRAISEPFWDLMDRGGKRWRPVLLLITYEALGGKAEDIVDMAIIPEIVHNGTLIVDDVEDNGDFRRGKECIHKIYGVDIAVNVGNTMYYLPLLGLLNDKRVPPDKMLAIMRCYVEEMLRLSLGQAMDIAWHKGLVEEITEEHYMQMCAFKTGSLSRMAVGIAGIMAGADHRLLENLKEFAESLSIAFQIQDDILNIVGDMTKYGKEIGGDIKEGKRTLMVIYALKHLSKDEANRLKEILSLHTSEPSLIEEAIALIRKSGAIEYASKVARELVSKSWSMLDALLPETPAKKKLKALADFLITREF, encoded by the coding sequence ATGACAGGTATGGAACAACAGGTACTAAGCATGCTAAAGGAGTACTCTAGGCTTGTCGAGAAGGCCATAGAGCGTTATATGCCGAGAAAGTTTACGCAAGAGGAAGCCGTTAGGCTGTTCGGTGTGCCGAGGTTTTCGTACGAGCCCGAGTCGTTGACCAGAGCAATCTCCGAACCATTCTGGGACCTTATGGATAGAGGTGGAAAAAGGTGGAGACCGGTCTTACTTTTAATAACGTATGAGGCGTTAGGCGGTAAGGCCGAGGATATAGTGGACATGGCCATAATACCTGAGATAGTCCATAATGGTACGTTAATAGTTGACGACGTAGAAGATAATGGAGATTTTAGACGGGGCAAGGAATGCATTCATAAAATCTATGGCGTTGACATAGCAGTCAATGTTGGCAATACGATGTATTACCTCCCGCTTTTGGGTTTGCTGAACGATAAAAGAGTACCTCCTGATAAAATGCTGGCAATCATGCGGTGCTACGTCGAGGAGATGCTCAGGCTGAGTCTAGGTCAAGCTATGGATATTGCTTGGCATAAAGGGCTTGTTGAAGAAATTACCGAAGAACATTACATGCAGATGTGTGCTTTTAAAACTGGTTCGCTGTCTCGTATGGCTGTCGGTATAGCTGGCATAATGGCAGGCGCAGATCACAGGCTTTTAGAAAACTTAAAGGAATTCGCAGAGTCTCTAAGTATAGCTTTCCAGATACAGGACGACATACTAAACATCGTAGGTGATATGACGAAGTACGGTAAGGAGATAGGTGGTGACATAAAGGAGGGTAAGAGAACGCTGATGGTGATTTACGCGCTGAAACACTTATCAAAAGATGAGGCGAATAGACTCAAAGAAATACTTTCGTTACACACGAGCGAGCCCAGTCTAATAGAAGAGGCTATCGCCCTGATAAGGAAGAGTGGCGCCATAGAGTATGCGAGCAAAGTCGCCAGGGAATTGGTTAGCAAGTCTTGGAGTATGCTAGATGCGCTCTTACCAGAGACGCCCGCAAAGAAAAAGCTCAAGGCTTTAGCGGACTTTCTAATCACTCGTGAATTCTAA
- a CDS encoding DUF763 domain-containing protein: MVSVRTGVAELPLHSGHAPNWLIEKMKRLADAIVAVIVESYDTGEFLRRISDPFWFQSFGCVLGFDWHSSGLTTVVTGVLRECLNFDKHGVVVAGGKGSKSKRTPDELKSTLVSHGFDEGRIEYLLRASRLSAKVDNALIQDGYELYHHAIFVSEKGNWAVVQQGMNVSEGYARRYHWLGESVKSFVIEPHSSIISDGISSMVLNMTSRKCEGARKVSVDLVCESPSKLIRMFNILNKQESLTKWLDEKTDKMVMEKIPAYLRMPKSINWNLLRRLYEHKPRNYEELIEIRGVGPSTVRALALIATLIFGAEIDWRDPVKYSFAVGGKDGVPYPVSRRTMDEATRFLKEMIEAAELERESKLEALKRLARAERMTILEFTSD, encoded by the coding sequence ATGGTATCTGTTAGGACGGGCGTCGCCGAACTACCGTTACATTCTGGCCATGCGCCAAACTGGCTTATAGAGAAAATGAAAAGGCTTGCAGACGCCATAGTCGCTGTTATCGTCGAAAGCTACGATACTGGAGAGTTTCTCAGAAGGATATCGGACCCCTTCTGGTTCCAGTCGTTCGGCTGCGTACTCGGTTTTGACTGGCACTCAAGCGGTCTGACGACTGTAGTAACTGGTGTTCTTAGAGAGTGCTTAAACTTCGATAAACATGGTGTGGTAGTCGCTGGTGGAAAGGGTTCAAAAAGTAAAAGGACACCCGATGAGTTAAAGTCAACACTCGTCTCGCATGGATTTGATGAGGGAAGGATAGAATATTTGTTACGTGCAAGTAGATTGTCCGCAAAAGTTGACAACGCGCTTATCCAGGACGGTTATGAACTTTACCACCACGCTATATTTGTAAGTGAAAAAGGAAATTGGGCAGTGGTCCAGCAGGGTATGAACGTTTCAGAGGGCTATGCAAGAAGGTACCACTGGCTTGGTGAGTCCGTGAAAAGTTTTGTCATCGAACCACACTCTTCCATAATCAGCGACGGTATTTCGTCCATGGTTCTTAACATGACTTCAAGAAAGTGCGAAGGTGCCAGAAAAGTTTCAGTTGACCTTGTATGTGAATCGCCATCAAAGTTGATACGTATGTTTAATATTCTCAATAAGCAGGAAAGTTTAACAAAATGGTTGGATGAGAAAACCGATAAGATGGTGATGGAAAAAATCCCGGCATACCTTCGTATGCCCAAAAGCATAAACTGGAATTTACTAAGGAGGTTGTACGAACACAAACCAAGAAATTACGAAGAGTTAATCGAGATAAGGGGAGTTGGACCGTCAACTGTTAGAGCACTAGCCCTCATTGCTACGCTCATATTCGGTGCAGAAATTGACTGGAGGGACCCCGTAAAATATAGTTTCGCTGTGGGTGGAAAGGATGGTGTACCGTACCCCGTATCGAGGAGGACCATGGACGAAGCGACAAGATTCCTAAAGGAGATGATCGAGGCTGCCGAGTTGGAGAGAGAGTCAAAACTCGAGGCTCTCAAAAGGCTAGCACGTGCTGAGCGAATGACAATTTTAGAATTCACGAGTGATTAG
- a CDS encoding adenosine-specific kinase: MKMEIVDIKIPEGCNVIFGITHFIKSVEDIYEAIMNSVPGAKFGLAFAEASGPCLIRHEGTDEELRKLAAETLFRIGCGHTFLVFIKDMYPINVLNRLKEVPEVCTILAATANPLQVIVVESAQGRGVLGVIDGYKSKGIEGEEDIKKRKEFLRKIGYKL, encoded by the coding sequence TTGAAGATGGAGATAGTAGACATAAAGATACCCGAAGGTTGTAATGTTATATTTGGTATAACGCATTTTATTAAGAGTGTGGAGGACATTTACGAGGCGATAATGAACTCCGTACCGGGAGCGAAGTTCGGTTTAGCATTCGCCGAGGCCAGCGGTCCGTGCCTTATAAGACATGAAGGTACGGATGAAGAGTTAAGGAAGCTTGCTGCCGAAACATTGTTTAGAATCGGATGTGGTCATACGTTTTTAGTGTTCATAAAGGACATGTATCCAATAAACGTGCTGAACAGGCTGAAAGAGGTGCCTGAGGTCTGCACGATTCTGGCCGCCACAGCAAACCCGCTTCAGGTTATCGTAGTGGAGTCTGCGCAAGGTAGAGGTGTACTCGGCGTGATCGATGGTTATAAATCAAAAGGAATAGAGGGAGAAGAAGACATAAAGAAGAGGAAGGAATTCTTGAGGAAGATAGGGTACAAATTATAG
- a CDS encoding TldD/PmbA family protein — protein sequence MSSGSEIRELPRKLVRKILKLGASDVATKLNVSNSAMIRFSNNDITISNSFKNVSLEIYVAFKERRVTGTITDLSQASIERTVEQLISTAKTVQPSDVYAPLPNGPFKYDKRLLKVGKVAMEPEVLVDHVSAAVNSAISAGAKRVAGSLRSMKNETILCTSGNVEISSTKSAVAISVRAFAADNATGQFATVAASDSEFRPEEVGSITGEIANMALNPVEGEPGSYETILGPMTFAHIVDEVGSAASAFNVDTGVSFFIDVLGKQVASQRFTLIDDPTLYNTYGAEPFDDEGLPTRRNVIIENGTLKTYLHNSTTAKRHGTTSTANAGIIVPTPFNLVVDGGDKSFEKLISGIDKGIYVTNDWYLRYSNYREGDFSTVPRDGLFMVKNGSIEKPLKGLRLVGNMIKLLNSITALSTERYWIEWWEVETPVYAPWALIAEVEFTKSTL from the coding sequence ATGTCGTCTGGTTCAGAAATTCGGGAACTTCCGAGAAAGCTCGTTAGAAAGATTCTAAAGTTAGGCGCATCCGATGTAGCGACGAAGTTAAACGTATCAAATTCGGCTATGATAAGGTTTTCGAACAATGATATCACCATATCGAACTCTTTTAAGAACGTTTCATTGGAAATATATGTGGCGTTTAAAGAAAGAAGAGTTACAGGCACAATAACCGACCTTTCACAAGCTTCAATTGAAAGAACGGTTGAACAATTAATATCTACCGCTAAGACCGTTCAACCTTCGGACGTTTATGCACCACTTCCGAATGGTCCGTTTAAGTACGACAAACGTCTTCTGAAAGTCGGCAAAGTTGCTATGGAACCTGAAGTGCTCGTTGACCATGTGAGCGCTGCAGTAAACTCCGCAATTTCTGCTGGTGCTAAAAGGGTTGCTGGTTCCCTTAGGTCTATGAAGAATGAAACCATACTTTGTACAAGCGGTAATGTAGAGATATCTTCCACAAAGAGTGCCGTTGCTATTTCTGTGAGAGCATTCGCAGCAGATAACGCCACAGGACAGTTTGCGACTGTTGCGGCTAGCGATTCAGAATTTAGGCCGGAAGAAGTTGGCTCTATCACTGGCGAAATAGCAAATATGGCGTTAAACCCGGTTGAAGGTGAGCCGGGAAGTTATGAGACAATTTTAGGGCCCATGACGTTTGCTCATATTGTTGACGAAGTCGGCTCGGCAGCATCTGCCTTTAATGTAGACACTGGTGTGTCGTTCTTCATTGATGTGTTAGGGAAGCAGGTTGCCTCACAAAGATTCACGTTGATCGACGACCCTACGTTGTATAACACCTATGGTGCCGAACCTTTTGATGATGAAGGACTACCAACCAGAAGGAACGTAATCATTGAAAACGGTACCTTGAAAACATATCTTCATAATAGCACGACGGCGAAAAGGCATGGTACGACGAGCACCGCTAACGCCGGGATAATAGTTCCTACGCCGTTTAATCTGGTTGTTGATGGTGGTGACAAAAGTTTCGAGAAGTTGATTTCTGGGATTGATAAGGGCATCTACGTAACAAACGACTGGTATCTAAGGTATTCAAACTATAGAGAAGGTGATTTCTCCACGGTTCCTAGAGACGGGCTCTTCATGGTAAAGAACGGTAGCATAGAAAAACCTCTTAAAGGTCTCAGACTCGTCGGTAATATGATAAAGCTTCTGAACTCCATAACAGCTCTAAGCACGGAGAGGTACTGGATAGAATGGTGGGAGGTAGAGACACCTGTTTATGCCCCTTGGGCGCTTATCGCTGAGGTTGAATTCACAAAGAGCACTCTTTGA
- a CDS encoding nucleotidyltransferase domain-containing protein: MDVKRPNLIEGSYVELKDSTIFAVKGVSHPPKGIIAVPKYARVGGSTIKLGDFNSSMDFFKRHFPDFLVYDEYLGQVVPLIPLEEVKRVYDPIDGKNRLKEDKISSIALKMVSTIVENSGVKSEFVGITGSILLGLHNESSDVDIVVYGVKNCLKVYDALKIMRENKVTECLSGNALEKVLESRSDTCIEPVIWAKHERRKITNGVFTGRPYTLKLVPLPEEFWDKYGERRFKEIGRTTIRFQVDDASKGIFTPCYYRVKVTNVIKGPDISASVSSIVSFRSRFSEQLRDGEVGIASGRLETSSDGELRLFIGNDPKDFLMVDPS, translated from the coding sequence TTGGACGTTAAAAGACCAAACTTAATAGAGGGCAGTTACGTCGAGTTGAAAGATAGCACGATATTTGCAGTAAAGGGCGTATCTCATCCACCTAAAGGCATAATAGCGGTCCCAAAGTATGCAAGGGTAGGAGGCTCTACCATTAAGTTGGGTGACTTTAACTCCTCAATGGATTTTTTCAAGAGACACTTTCCTGATTTTTTGGTATACGACGAGTACTTGGGTCAGGTGGTGCCGCTTATACCTTTGGAAGAAGTTAAGCGGGTTTACGACCCGATCGACGGGAAGAATCGCTTGAAAGAGGATAAGATATCAAGCATTGCCCTTAAAATGGTGAGCACAATTGTTGAAAACTCTGGTGTAAAGAGCGAATTCGTTGGCATAACAGGTTCTATACTTTTGGGTCTTCATAATGAGTCCTCCGATGTGGATATTGTAGTTTATGGTGTAAAAAATTGTCTGAAGGTTTACGACGCTCTAAAGATCATGCGTGAAAATAAAGTGACTGAGTGTCTTTCCGGAAACGCCCTGGAAAAGGTCCTGGAATCAAGATCCGATACCTGCATAGAACCCGTTATATGGGCGAAGCACGAAAGGAGAAAAATAACAAACGGAGTATTCACGGGAAGACCATACACTTTAAAGCTTGTCCCCCTTCCAGAAGAATTTTGGGATAAATACGGAGAGCGCCGTTTTAAGGAGATCGGCAGAACCACAATACGTTTTCAGGTGGATGATGCATCGAAAGGGATCTTCACACCTTGTTATTATAGGGTTAAAGTAACCAACGTAATCAAAGGACCAGATATTTCAGCGAGCGTATCTTCGATCGTCTCGTTTAGGAGTAGATTTTCTGAACAACTTCGCGACGGTGAAGTTGGCATAGCTTCAGGGAGACTCGAGACATCAAGCGACGGTGAGTTAAGATTATTTATTGGGAACGATCCGAAAGACTTCTTAATGGTTGATCCTTCTTGA